A genomic segment from Gammaproteobacteria bacterium encodes:
- a CDS encoding 3-deoxy-7-phosphoheptulonate synthase, translating into MTQTEQYKPSISDDLGVTDNLRISGIQDVADPKTVIEEHPVPPSVAQLVTRTRAEVHAILHGQDDRVVVIVGPCSIHDPVAALDYGARLAVLRQNYSNDLLIIMRVYFEKPRTTVGWKGLINDPDLDGSFNINKGLRLARKLLLDLNLAGVPAGTEYLDLLTPQYIADLISWGAIGARTTESQLHRELASGLSCPVGFKNGTDGNLKIAIDAVGAAAHPHHFLTVTKAGYLGIFETSGNEDGHVILRGGQSPNYDSESINAAAQMLESAGRSPILMVDFSHANSGKQHRGQIAVGANVSSQLAGGENRVVGVMIESHIVEGRQDVVTGGNLVYGQSITDACLGWDDTVQVIEQLAAAVDTRRSLSR; encoded by the coding sequence ATGACGCAAACAGAACAATACAAACCGTCCATCAGTGATGATCTCGGTGTTACAGACAATCTACGGATCTCCGGTATACAGGATGTAGCCGATCCGAAAACTGTCATTGAAGAGCATCCAGTACCCCCTTCAGTTGCGCAACTCGTAACGCGCACGCGTGCTGAGGTTCACGCGATTCTCCATGGCCAGGACGACCGTGTGGTCGTAATTGTCGGACCCTGCTCGATTCATGATCCTGTTGCGGCACTGGACTACGGGGCCCGCCTAGCAGTGTTACGGCAGAATTATTCCAATGACCTGTTGATTATTATGCGGGTTTATTTTGAAAAGCCCCGGACCACTGTCGGCTGGAAAGGGTTGATTAATGATCCAGATCTCGATGGCTCATTTAATATCAATAAAGGTCTGAGGCTCGCCCGTAAATTGTTGCTGGATCTTAACCTGGCCGGTGTGCCTGCTGGAACGGAATACCTGGATCTGCTGACACCGCAATATATTGCCGATCTGATCAGTTGGGGTGCTATTGGTGCCCGAACGACGGAAAGTCAGCTACACCGGGAGCTGGCATCCGGATTGTCTTGTCCTGTTGGATTCAAGAACGGCACTGATGGAAATCTCAAGATCGCAATCGATGCCGTAGGCGCTGCAGCACACCCCCATCATTTCCTGACCGTAACCAAGGCTGGCTATTTGGGAATCTTTGAGACCAGTGGTAATGAGGATGGCCATGTGATTCTCCGGGGTGGTCAATCACCGAACTACGATAGCGAGAGCATCAACGCGGCTGCTCAAATGCTGGAATCGGCCGGTCGTTCGCCAATATTGATGGTTGATTTCAGTCATGCGAACAGCGGAAAACAGCATCGTGGACAGATTGCTGTTGGCGCTAACGTTTCGAGTCAGTTGGCCGGGGGTGAAAATAGGGTAGTCGGTGTTATGATCGAAAGTCATATCGTCGAGGGCCGGCAAGATGTTGTGACGGGTGGTAATCTCGTGTATGGCCAAAGCATTACCGATGCCTGCCTCGGCTGGGATGATACGGTTCAGGTGATTGAACAGTTGGCCGCAGCAGTTGATACTCGCCGGAGTTTGTCGCGCTAA